In Pseudoduganella albidiflava, a single window of DNA contains:
- a CDS encoding ANTAR domain-containing response regulator has protein sequence MSRHLRIVLVHPPHESDASLRAAALHAGLMEACYDLVASLPADFHLPEEIARLQPDMIIVDAESDARDVLEHIVVATRDERRPIVMFTEDDKQSSMDAAMEAGVSAYIVAGLKPERIKPVLSVALARFRKEQKLLDELQDTKLKLAERKVVDRAKGLLMSRHGMTEDQAYQRLRTMAMNKKLKLAEIAQRILDVEDLLG, from the coding sequence ATGAGCCGCCATCTCCGCATCGTTTTAGTTCACCCTCCCCACGAAAGCGACGCCTCGCTGCGCGCCGCCGCGCTGCATGCCGGCCTGATGGAAGCGTGCTACGACCTCGTGGCGTCGCTGCCGGCCGACTTCCACCTGCCGGAAGAAATCGCCCGGCTGCAGCCGGACATGATCATCGTCGATGCCGAATCGGATGCGCGCGACGTGCTGGAGCACATCGTCGTGGCGACCCGCGACGAACGCCGCCCGATCGTCATGTTCACCGAGGACGACAAGCAGTCGTCGATGGATGCCGCGATGGAGGCGGGCGTATCGGCCTACATCGTGGCCGGCCTGAAGCCGGAACGCATCAAGCCGGTGCTCTCGGTGGCGCTGGCGCGCTTCCGCAAGGAGCAGAAGCTGCTGGATGAACTGCAGGACACCAAGCTCAAACTGGCCGAGCGCAAGGTGGTCGACCGCGCCAAGGGGCTGCTGATGAGCCGCCACGGCATGACGGAGGACCAGGCCTACCAGCGCCTGCGGACGATGGCGATGAACAAGAAACTGAAGCTGGCCGAGATCGCCCAGCGGATACTGGACGTGGAGGACTTGCTGGGTTGA
- a CDS encoding ABC transporter permease, which produces MSTLEPPIRQEFQYDLAPAAPASLQRPLPAAQRLWQQGWLRKAVVLSVLALLWELAARWQDNDLLLPTFLQTARAFVDGIASGELIEKVEVSLAVLVQGYVAGIALAFVLTALAVSTRLGRDLLETLVAMFNPLPAIALLPLAMLWLGLGNASLVFVIVHAVLWPLALGTYAGFQSVPPTLRMAGRNYGLAGLPFVIQILVPAALPAIVSGLKIGWAFAWRTLIAAELVFGASSGKGGLGWYIFQNRNELYTDKVFAGLAAVILIGLAVEHLLFAALERTTVQRWGMRSNS; this is translated from the coding sequence GTGAGCACGCTCGAACCGCCCATCCGCCAGGAATTCCAGTATGACCTGGCGCCCGCCGCGCCGGCGTCGCTGCAGCGCCCCCTGCCGGCCGCGCAGCGCCTGTGGCAGCAGGGCTGGCTGCGCAAGGCCGTGGTGCTTTCCGTGCTGGCGCTGCTGTGGGAACTGGCCGCGCGCTGGCAGGACAACGACCTGCTGCTGCCCACCTTCCTGCAGACGGCGCGCGCGTTCGTCGACGGTATCGCCAGCGGCGAATTGATCGAGAAGGTGGAGGTGTCGCTGGCCGTGCTGGTGCAGGGGTATGTCGCCGGCATCGCGCTGGCCTTCGTGCTGACCGCGCTGGCGGTGTCCACGCGGCTGGGCCGCGACCTGCTGGAAACGCTGGTCGCCATGTTCAACCCGCTGCCGGCCATCGCGCTGCTGCCGCTGGCCATGCTGTGGCTGGGCCTTGGCAACGCCAGCCTGGTCTTCGTCATCGTGCATGCGGTGCTGTGGCCGCTGGCGCTGGGAACCTACGCCGGCTTCCAGTCGGTGCCGCCCACGCTGCGGATGGCGGGCCGCAACTACGGGCTGGCCGGGCTGCCGTTCGTAATCCAGATCCTGGTACCCGCCGCGCTGCCGGCGATCGTCTCCGGGCTGAAGATCGGCTGGGCTTTCGCATGGCGCACGCTGATCGCCGCCGAGCTGGTGTTCGGCGCCTCGTCCGGCAAGGGCGGCCTGGGCTGGTACATCTTCCAGAACCGCAACGAGCTGTACACCGACAAGGTATTTGCCGGCCTCGCCGCCGTGATCCTGATCGGCCTCGCCGTCGAACACCTGCTGTTCGCCGCCCTGGAGCGCACGACGGTACAACGCTGGGGCATGCGCTCCAATAGCTGA
- a CDS encoding ABC transporter ATP-binding protein yields the protein MAPLQVVRPPSSAEALLRARGVTLEYRSGGHAVRATQDVDFDVFGGDRFVLLGPSGCGKSSLLKAVGGFITPAAGSITLGGKPITKPGPDRICVFQEFDQLPPWKTVLENVTFPLLASKSCGRAEARERARHWIARVGLERFENAYPHTLSGGMKQRVAIARALAMQPAVLLMDEPFAALDALTRRAMQEELTKLWEESPFTLLFVTHSIEEALVVGNRILLLSPHPGRVRAELNSHQFGLHSGGSADFQHAAQRIHHLLFGAAPRAEPAEAAERIAL from the coding sequence CGTCCGCCGAGGCGCTGCTGCGCGCCCGCGGCGTCACCCTCGAATACCGCAGCGGCGGCCATGCCGTGCGCGCCACGCAGGATGTCGACTTCGACGTGTTCGGCGGCGACCGCTTCGTGCTGCTGGGGCCATCCGGCTGCGGCAAGTCGTCGCTGCTGAAGGCGGTCGGCGGTTTCATCACGCCGGCGGCGGGTTCGATCACGCTGGGCGGCAAGCCGATCACGAAGCCGGGGCCAGACCGCATCTGCGTGTTCCAGGAGTTCGACCAGCTGCCGCCGTGGAAGACGGTGCTGGAAAACGTCACGTTCCCGCTGCTGGCATCGAAAAGCTGCGGCCGTGCCGAAGCCAGGGAACGGGCGCGGCACTGGATCGCCCGGGTGGGTCTGGAGCGTTTCGAGAACGCCTATCCGCACACGCTGTCCGGCGGCATGAAGCAGCGTGTGGCGATTGCCCGCGCGCTGGCCATGCAGCCTGCCGTGCTGCTGATGGATGAACCGTTCGCCGCGCTCGACGCCCTCACGCGACGCGCCATGCAGGAAGAGCTGACGAAGCTGTGGGAGGAATCGCCGTTCACGCTGCTCTTCGTGACGCACTCGATCGAGGAGGCCCTCGTGGTCGGCAACCGCATCCTGCTGCTGTCGCCGCATCCGGGCCGCGTGCGCGCCGAATTGAACAGCCACCAGTTCGGGCTGCACAGTGGCGGAAGCGCCGACTTCCAGCACGCCGCGCAGCGCATCCATCACCTGCTGTTCGGCGCGGCACCCCGGGCCGAGCCGGCGGAGGCAGCGGAAAGGATCGCCCTGTGA